The DNA segment TCGCTTGTGCATCGCCTCTTCGACGCTCGGACGATCGAACCCGACGACGGCGAGCAGGAGCCCCGGCACCTTGGGCATCGCATCGAGGACGACGTCCAGACCCTTGCGGTGCCAGTCGTTGCCAACGAACAGGGCGACCGGCGCGTCGCCAGTGAACACAGAATCGTCAGCACTTTCGCCTTCAGTACAGAATCGGCCGACATCCACGCCGTTGGGCACCGTTTTGATGCGATTTTCAGGGAGATTCGGATGGTGACGGAGGATCGCGTCGCGGATGAGGCCGCTGAGTGCGACGAACGTCGTCCGCTCGTCAGCCGCATGCTGACGCTCCGCGGCGGCAAAGGCGCGACGGCGTGGGTTGGTCAGCCACGACACCAGCCGACCACGCTCGCACGCCACGCCGGCGTGCGGGTGGTAGAGGTCGGCCGACACGCTGGCGACCGGGAGCATCAGGTGAACCGCGTCAGCCGACACACGTTCGAGTTGATCCGCGACGCCTCGGCAGAAGCGGCGATACCGGCTCGTTCGCGAGCCACGGCCGACGTCGACGAGCGCGTCTGCCGGGGCGGACGATGCGACGACGATCGGCTCGACCCCGTGGGCGGGAAGGGCGTCCGCGAGGTCGCGCGTGTACCGCTCGGCCCCGCCGCGGGTCGGATCGCCGTGGTAGATGACGAGGGCGACCCGCATCAGATGGGTCCGAAATGACCGATTTTCAGGGGAGAGCTGACGACTCGGTCGCCGCGACGGCCGTGCCGTCGGCGAGTTCCACCGCACGCGTCGAGACATCCAACGCGGCCAGACGCGCGGCGTCGGACAGGTAGTCGATTACCGGCGGCACAAAGCCGAGGAGCAGTGCACCGCCAGCAGACAACGCCACCGCGGCAATCAACGGCCACGGCTGTCGCGGCGCGCCCGGAATCGCCGTTGCCTCCGAACCCGCGGCAATCTCGGCCTCGTCGGGGGCGGGCTTGAGGATCATCTCGCTCAGGATCTTCAGGTAGTACCCTGCTGCGATCGCTGCGTTGATCGCGGTCGCACCGACGAGGATCCACAGTGCCCTGGCGAACTCGCCCGACGCGTCGCCGGCGAGCTCGAGCACGGGGCGGAAAACGTAAAACTTCCCGAGGAAACCGACGGTCAGCGGGATGCCGATGAGGCTGATGCAGCAGATCGCCATCGCGGCCGTTAGGATCGGGTGACGCCGGCCGACGCCGCGAATCTCGTCGTAGGTCTCGGCACTGGTCGCCGGCGGCCGGTAGACGTTGCCGTCGGAGTCGGTGACACGCTCGCGCGTCGGGAGCATCATCAGCACGCCGAAGACGCCCGCGTTCATCACGCCGTACGCGACCAGGTAGAACAGCACGCCCGCGGCAGCCGACTGGACGACGTCCATCCCGCCGCCCAGGCTCGCCGCGGCCATGGCGGTCAAGGCGACGAGCATGTAGCCGCTGTGTGCGATCGAGCTGTAAGCCATGACCCGCTTGAGGTTGCGCGTCATGAGGGCCATCGTGTTGCCGACCGTCATGGTCAGGATCGCCACGACGAGCAGCGTCTGCCACACCGCCGCCGGCAGCGGCCCGTTGGCGACGCCGTCGACGCCCGCACCGGCCGTCACGAGGACCTTCACCAGGGCCACCACGCCGACTGCCTTTGGCACGAAGCTCAACAGCGCCGTCACCGGCGTCGCGGCACCGGCGTAGACGTCGCCGGCGTAGAAATGTAAGGGAAACGCTGCCAATTTGAAGCAGAGCCCGAGCAGCACGAGGATCAACGCCAGCGTCAGCCACACGCCCGTCGAGCCCTGAATCGCCGTCGCCGTCTCGGCAAGGTTCGTGGTGCCCGTCACGCCGTACAGGTAGGCGAAGCCCATCAGCAGGACCGCCGCGGACATCGCCCCAAGGTAGAAGTACTTGACGCCCGCCTCCTGAGCACTCGGCAAAGGCCGGCCCATGGCGACAAGGACGTACGTCGGAATGCTCGCCAGCTCGATCCCCATGAAGAGGAGCATCGTGTCGTTCGACGCAGAAACGAGCATAATCCCCGATAAACTGAGCAAAAGCAGCCCGAAGTACTCGGCACTGTCGAGCCCGAAGTGGACGGCCGAGTTGCCGGTCCTGGCGTCGTTGGTGGGCCAGCTCAGAAGGACCAACGGGATGCCGACGATGACCGTGAGGACGCGGACGAAAGCCGTCAGCT comes from the Planctomycetota bacterium genome and includes:
- a CDS encoding glycosyltransferase family 4 protein, with the protein product MRVALVIYHGDPTRGGAERYTRDLADALPAHGVEPIVVASSAPADALVDVGRGSRTSRYRRFCRGVADQLERVSADAVHLMLPVASVSADLYHPHAGVACERGRLVSWLTNPRRRAFAAAERQHAADERTTFVALSGLIRDAILRHHPNLPENRIKTVPNGVDVGRFCTEGESADDSVFTGDAPVALFVGNDWHRKGLDVVLDAMPKVPGLLLAVVGFDRPSVEEAMHKRASSLGVSDRVAWLGKRSDLPALYRASSVFVHASRRDPSSLVTLEALATGTPVVGTPQAGAMETMTDGRHGRIVEAADIASALREATDDETNRRWRSALPELRDVLSFDRHVETIVSIYKGKSSVPDATPPSS
- a CDS encoding NADH-quinone oxidoreductase subunit N, giving the protein MELFSLLLPEIVVVATALVLFLFGVGGGGVRMLVPWIALGGLLAAGVISVVRVPVDTLDFTGAVTSDQLTAFVRVLTVIVGIPLVLLSWPTNDARTGNSAVHFGLDSAEYFGLLLLSLSGIMLVSASNDTMLLFMGIELASIPTYVLVAMGRPLPSAQEAGVKYFYLGAMSAAVLLMGFAYLYGVTGTTNLAETATAIQGSTGVWLTLALILVLLGLCFKLAAFPLHFYAGDVYAGAATPVTALLSFVPKAVGVVALVKVLVTAGAGVDGVANGPLPAAVWQTLLVVAILTMTVGNTMALMTRNLKRVMAYSSIAHSGYMLVALTAMAAASLGGGMDVVQSAAAGVLFYLVAYGVMNAGVFGVLMMLPTRERVTDSDGNVYRPPATSAETYDEIRGVGRRHPILTAAMAICCISLIGIPLTVGFLGKFYVFRPVLELAGDASGEFARALWILVGATAINAAIAAGYYLKILSEMILKPAPDEAEIAAGSEATAIPGAPRQPWPLIAAVALSAGGALLLGFVPPVIDYLSDAARLAALDVSTRAVELADGTAVAATESSALP